The Nocardioides panzhihuensis genome has a segment encoding these proteins:
- the cobN gene encoding cobaltochelatase subunit CobN, whose translation MADPARVRIALLSTSDTDLLSARASEADYVWANPSRAADLERIVADADLVVFRLLGSPTDLWDGLSAVKERGTPVVVLGGEQQPSAELMEHSTVPMGVAAEAHRYLAEGGPGNLAQLHAFLSDTVLLTGFGFEPPAEVPAWGFAERAGLEPTGGKPKIGILYYRAHETSGNTAFAHALADAIDATGAATGVPVFAGSLRSAPDDLYEALGSLDALIVTVLAAGGSVPASASAGGEDEAWDVERMASLDIPVLQGLCLTSSRAEWEASDDGVTPLDSANQIAIPEFDGRIITAPFSFKELDEQGLPHYVADPERTARVARIAVNHARLRHTSNQDKRLALVLSAYPTKHSRIGNAVGLDTPVSAIRMLRRLREEGYDLGQDNEVVRIIDSVGLDTPPPSGSGGSTSDTSVEPASAASGVETNTVLSERETAAGDALIHALIAAGGQDEEWLTNAQLTDAHVRISKADYDAWTADLPSDLREQMVETWGPTPGSLFVNDNDELVLATLQAGNIVILIQPPRGFGENPVAIYHDPDLPPSHHYLGAYRWLEHGFKADAVVHLGKHGSMEWLPGKNAALSASCGPDAAIGNMPLIYPFLVNDPGEGAQAKRRAHATIVDHLVPPMARAESYGDIARLEGLMEEYDRISSMDPAKLPAIRGEIWQLMKAAELHRDLGLEERPEDDDFDDFMLHIDGWLCEIKDAQIRDGLHVLGAAPEGEARINLVLSILRAAQVWGGVGGAVPGLRAALGLKEGVISTGSIHRSTGSTTGKSAVDEIEAKARDLVQRMDAAGWDPATAETLHDDPAVQQVLVFAAEQVVPRLNGTTDELSAILHALDGGFVPAGPSGSPLRGLVNVLPTGRNFYTVDPRAVPSRLAWQTGQAMADSLLQRYLDETGDYPTSVGLSVWGTSAMRTAGDDIAEVLALLGVRPEWDEASRRITHLDIISLEELGRPRIDVTVRISGFFRDAFPHVVSMLDDAVRMVADLDESPEENYVRAHTLADLAEHGDQRRATSRIFGSKPGSYGAGILQVIEAGNWRSDADLADVYTAWGGFAYGRDLDGAPAADDMRANYRRIKVAAKNVDSAEHDIADSDDYFQYHGGMVATVRALTGSDPKAYVGDSTSPDAIKTRTLQEETNRVFRARVVNPRWISAMQRHGYKGAFELAATVDYLFGFDATAGVVQDWMYEKLAREYVLDETNQEFMRTSNPWALRGIVERLHEAAERGLWESPDPEVVAAMQEIYLDIEGDLEEE comes from the coding sequence GTGGCCGATCCTGCACGCGTACGCATCGCTCTTCTCTCCACCTCCGACACGGACCTGCTCTCGGCCCGTGCCAGCGAGGCCGACTATGTCTGGGCGAACCCGTCGCGGGCCGCCGACCTCGAGCGCATCGTCGCCGACGCCGACCTGGTCGTCTTCCGGCTCCTCGGCTCGCCCACCGACCTGTGGGACGGCCTGAGCGCCGTCAAGGAGCGCGGCACCCCGGTGGTGGTCCTCGGCGGCGAGCAGCAGCCGAGCGCCGAGCTGATGGAGCATTCCACCGTCCCGATGGGTGTCGCCGCGGAGGCGCACCGCTATCTGGCCGAGGGCGGGCCGGGCAACCTCGCCCAGCTGCACGCGTTCCTCTCCGACACGGTCCTGCTGACCGGGTTCGGCTTCGAGCCCCCGGCGGAGGTGCCCGCCTGGGGGTTCGCCGAACGTGCCGGTCTCGAGCCGACAGGCGGGAAGCCGAAGATCGGGATCCTCTACTACCGCGCCCACGAGACCAGCGGGAACACCGCGTTCGCCCACGCGCTGGCCGACGCCATCGACGCGACCGGAGCGGCCACCGGCGTACCCGTCTTCGCGGGCTCCCTGCGCTCTGCCCCCGACGACCTCTACGAGGCGCTCGGCAGCCTCGATGCGCTCATCGTGACCGTGCTCGCGGCTGGCGGCTCCGTGCCGGCCTCGGCGAGCGCCGGCGGTGAGGACGAGGCCTGGGACGTGGAGCGGATGGCGTCGCTGGACATCCCGGTGCTGCAGGGCCTGTGCCTGACCAGCTCGCGCGCGGAGTGGGAGGCCTCCGACGACGGTGTGACGCCGCTCGACTCGGCGAACCAGATCGCGATCCCGGAGTTCGACGGGCGGATCATCACCGCGCCGTTCTCCTTCAAGGAGCTCGACGAGCAGGGGCTCCCCCACTACGTCGCCGACCCCGAACGCACCGCCCGGGTCGCCCGGATCGCGGTCAACCACGCGCGTCTGCGGCACACGTCCAACCAGGACAAGCGCCTCGCGCTCGTGCTCTCCGCCTACCCGACCAAGCACTCCCGCATCGGCAACGCCGTCGGCCTCGACACCCCGGTCTCCGCGATCCGCATGCTCCGGCGGCTGCGCGAGGAGGGGTATGACCTGGGGCAGGACAACGAGGTCGTACGCATCATCGACTCTGTTGGTCTCGACACGCCTCCGCCTAGCGGCTCCGGCGGCTCGACCAGCGATACGTCGGTCGAGCCCGCGAGCGCAGCGAGCGGTGTCGAGACCAACACAGTCCTCTCCGAGCGCGAGACCGCTGCCGGTGACGCGCTGATCCACGCGCTGATCGCGGCCGGAGGCCAGGACGAGGAGTGGCTGACCAACGCCCAGCTCACCGACGCCCACGTCCGCATCTCGAAGGCCGACTACGACGCGTGGACCGCCGACCTCCCCTCTGACCTGCGCGAACAGATGGTCGAGACCTGGGGGCCGACGCCGGGGAGCCTCTTCGTCAACGACAACGACGAGCTCGTCCTGGCCACGCTCCAGGCCGGCAACATCGTGATCCTGATCCAGCCGCCGCGCGGGTTCGGGGAGAACCCGGTCGCGATCTACCACGACCCGGACCTGCCGCCGAGCCACCACTACCTGGGTGCCTACCGCTGGCTCGAGCACGGATTCAAGGCCGACGCGGTCGTCCATCTCGGCAAGCACGGCTCGATGGAGTGGCTGCCCGGCAAGAACGCCGCCCTCTCGGCCTCCTGCGGTCCGGACGCGGCCATCGGCAACATGCCGCTGATCTACCCGTTCCTGGTCAACGACCCCGGCGAGGGCGCCCAGGCCAAGCGCCGCGCGCACGCCACGATCGTCGACCACCTGGTGCCCCCGATGGCGCGCGCGGAGTCCTACGGCGACATCGCGCGGCTGGAGGGGCTGATGGAGGAGTACGACCGGATCTCCTCCATGGACCCGGCCAAGCTGCCCGCCATCCGTGGCGAGATCTGGCAACTGATGAAGGCCGCCGAACTCCATCGCGACCTCGGCCTGGAGGAGCGGCCCGAGGACGACGACTTCGACGACTTCATGCTCCACATCGACGGCTGGCTCTGCGAGATCAAGGACGCCCAGATCCGCGACGGGCTGCACGTGCTAGGTGCCGCGCCTGAGGGTGAGGCGCGGATCAACCTGGTGCTCTCGATCTTGCGGGCCGCGCAGGTCTGGGGTGGCGTCGGGGGCGCCGTGCCCGGGCTCCGGGCGGCGCTCGGGCTCAAAGAAGGGGTCATCTCGACAGGCTCGATACACCGCTCGACAGGCTCGACCACCGGGAAATCGGCGGTCGACGAGATCGAGGCCAAGGCCCGGGACCTGGTGCAGCGGATGGACGCAGCAGGCTGGGACCCGGCCACTGCCGAGACGCTCCACGATGACCCGGCGGTTCAGCAGGTGCTCGTCTTCGCCGCCGAGCAGGTGGTGCCGCGGCTGAACGGGACGACCGACGAGCTGTCCGCCATCCTGCACGCGCTGGACGGTGGCTTCGTCCCCGCGGGGCCTTCGGGCTCGCCGCTGCGGGGGCTGGTCAACGTACTTCCGACCGGGCGCAACTTCTACACCGTCGACCCGCGCGCGGTGCCGTCGCGGCTGGCGTGGCAGACCGGGCAGGCGATGGCCGACTCGCTGCTGCAGCGCTACCTCGACGAGACCGGCGACTACCCCACGAGCGTGGGGTTGTCGGTGTGGGGCACGTCCGCGATGCGTACGGCCGGTGACGACATCGCCGAGGTGCTCGCGCTGCTCGGGGTGCGCCCCGAGTGGGACGAGGCCTCGCGCCGCATCACCCACCTCGACATCATCTCGCTCGAGGAGCTGGGCAGGCCGCGGATCGACGTGACCGTGCGCATCTCCGGCTTCTTCCGCGACGCGTTCCCGCACGTCGTCTCGATGCTCGACGACGCGGTCCGGATGGTCGCCGACCTGGACGAGTCGCCCGAGGAGAACTACGTCCGTGCGCACACGCTCGCCGACCTCGCCGAGCACGGCGACCAGCGCCGCGCGACCTCGCGGATCTTCGGCTCCAAGCCCGGTTCGTACGGTGCCGGGATCCTGCAGGTGATCGAGGCCGGCAACTGGCGCTCCGATGCCGATCTGGCGGATGTCTACACGGCGTGGGGCGGCTTCGCCTACGGCCGCGACCTCGACGGCGCCCCGGCGGCCGACGACATGCGCGCCAACTACCGCCGGATCAAGGTCGCTGCCAAGAACGTCGACTCCGCCGAGCACGACATCGCCGACTCCGACGACTACTTCCAGTACCACGGCGGCATGGTCGCCACGGTCCGCGCACTGACCGGCTCGGACCCGAAGGCGTACGTCGGTGACTCCACCTCCCCCGACGCCATCAAGACCCGGACGCTGCAGGAGGAGACCAACCGCGTCTTCCGTGCCCGCGTGGTCAACCCGCGCTGGATCTCGGCGATGCAGCGGCACGGCTACAAGGGCGCCTTCGAGCTGGCCGCGACCGTCGACTACCTCTTCGGCTTCGACGCGACCGCCGGCGTGGTGCAGGACTGGATGTACGAGAAGCTCGCCCGCGAGTACGTCCTGGACGAGACCAACCAGGAGTTCATGCGGACCTCGAACCCGTGGGCCCTGCGTGGCATCGTGGAGCGACTGCACGAGGCGGCGGAGCGCGGCCTGTGGGAGTCGCCCGACCCCGAGGTCGTCGCGGCTATGCAGGAGATCTATCTCGACATCGAAGGTGATCTGGAGGAGGAATGA
- the cobF gene encoding precorrin-6A synthase (deacetylating) produces the protein MSSSAKRRIKIIGVGPGDPDQVTLEAVAAMRSVDYFLVTDKSGTAKGGMPDPLVRAREELLDRHLQQPARVVKVADAPRERREEFTGTDAEYRAAVAAWHRARVEKYLAVLAENPGDVGFLVWGDPAFYDSTIRVVDQIAEQLDVEVDVIPGISSVQLLAARHRLVLHDVGRPLYVTTGRAVHEAVEAGHDNLVVMLNRVVDLPGLEDWRIWWGGNLGTREEELVAGTVGEVLPAIEKARNRLRETSGWVMDIYLLRAPRR, from the coding sequence ATGAGCTCTTCAGCCAAGCGTCGGATCAAGATCATCGGCGTCGGTCCCGGCGACCCCGACCAGGTCACTCTCGAGGCCGTCGCCGCGATGCGGTCGGTCGACTACTTCCTCGTCACCGACAAGTCGGGGACGGCCAAGGGCGGAATGCCGGATCCGCTGGTGCGGGCGCGCGAGGAGCTGCTCGACCGTCACCTCCAGCAGCCTGCCCGGGTGGTCAAGGTCGCCGACGCGCCCCGCGAGCGGCGCGAGGAGTTCACCGGGACCGACGCGGAGTATCGGGCGGCGGTCGCCGCATGGCACCGGGCCCGGGTCGAGAAGTATCTCGCCGTGCTGGCCGAGAACCCCGGCGACGTCGGCTTCCTGGTCTGGGGCGACCCGGCGTTCTACGACTCCACGATCCGGGTCGTCGACCAGATCGCTGAGCAGCTCGACGTCGAGGTCGACGTCATCCCTGGGATCTCCTCGGTGCAGCTGCTCGCCGCGCGACACCGGCTGGTGCTCCATGACGTCGGTCGCCCGCTCTACGTCACCACCGGCCGTGCGGTGCACGAGGCCGTCGAGGCCGGTCACGACAATCTCGTGGTGATGCTCAACCGCGTCGTCGATCTGCCCGGCCTGGAGGACTGGCGGATCTGGTGGGGCGGCAACCTCGGCACTCGTGAGGAGGAGCTGGTCGCCGGCACCGTCGGTGAGGTCCTTCCGGCGATCGAGAAGGCTCGGAACCGGCTGCGGGAGACGTCCGGCTGGGTCATGGACATCTACCTCCTGCGGGCCCCGCGGCGATGA
- a CDS encoding cobyric acid synthase, giving the protein MSGLLVAGTTSDAGKSVVTTGLCRAFARRGVKVAPYKAQNMSNNSMVCQAPDGTMAEIGRAQWVQALAARVSPEPAMNPVLLKPGSDRRSHVVLMGQPAGEVSSHDWEAGRRHLATAAHAAYDDLSARFEVIVAEGAGSPAEINLRAGDYVNMGLAQHAGLPTVVVGDIDRGGVFAAMYGTLALLDAADQALISGFVINKFRGDVGLLTPGLTSLEKLTERPVFGVLPWDPSLWLDSEDALDLEGRRAAAGATRKVAVVRLPRISNFTDVDALGLEPDLDVVFAASPADLTDADLVVLPGTRSTIGDLAWLRSRGLDVAITEHVRRGRPLLGICGGFQMLGRVIADPQGVEQSGIEGAAEVEGLGLLDVRTDFSPAKNLRLPIGSALGVEASGYEIHHGRITRGDGVEEFLGGARSGQVFGTMWHGSLEGDALRGAFLEATLGREPSDVSFAAARERRMDLIGDLVEEHLDVDALLDLARSPVGRADVVRDERRRVETNTVPSSATGDCVGLDTPPPSGSGGSTSGGGVER; this is encoded by the coding sequence ATGAGCGGGCTGCTCGTCGCCGGCACGACCTCTGACGCGGGGAAGTCGGTGGTGACTACCGGGCTGTGCCGGGCGTTCGCCCGCCGTGGCGTGAAGGTGGCGCCCTACAAGGCGCAGAACATGTCCAACAACTCGATGGTCTGCCAGGCGCCCGACGGGACGATGGCCGAGATCGGCCGGGCGCAGTGGGTGCAGGCGCTGGCGGCCCGGGTGAGCCCGGAGCCGGCGATGAACCCGGTGCTGCTCAAGCCGGGCTCCGACCGCCGCAGCCATGTGGTGCTGATGGGGCAGCCCGCCGGGGAGGTGTCCTCGCACGACTGGGAGGCGGGACGCCGGCATCTGGCGACCGCGGCCCATGCGGCGTACGACGATCTCTCCGCCCGCTTCGAGGTGATCGTCGCCGAGGGCGCGGGGAGTCCGGCCGAGATCAACCTGCGGGCGGGCGACTACGTGAACATGGGGCTGGCCCAGCATGCCGGGCTGCCGACCGTGGTCGTGGGTGACATCGACCGGGGCGGGGTCTTCGCGGCGATGTACGGCACCCTCGCTCTTCTCGATGCCGCGGACCAAGCCCTGATCAGCGGTTTCGTGATCAACAAGTTCCGGGGTGACGTCGGGCTGCTGACTCCCGGGCTCACCTCCCTCGAGAAGCTCACCGAGCGCCCGGTCTTCGGTGTGCTCCCCTGGGACCCGTCGTTGTGGCTCGACTCGGAGGACGCCCTCGATCTCGAGGGCCGCCGCGCAGCGGCCGGCGCCACCCGGAAGGTCGCCGTCGTACGCCTCCCCCGGATCTCCAACTTCACCGACGTCGACGCGCTCGGCCTGGAGCCGGACCTCGACGTCGTCTTCGCCGCCTCACCGGCAGACCTCACCGACGCAGATCTCGTCGTGCTCCCCGGCACCCGGTCCACGATCGGCGACCTCGCCTGGCTCCGCTCGCGGGGCCTCGACGTGGCCATCACCGAGCACGTACGCCGCGGCCGCCCGCTCCTCGGGATCTGCGGTGGGTTCCAGATGCTCGGGCGCGTGATCGCCGATCCCCAAGGGGTCGAGCAGAGCGGGATCGAAGGCGCCGCGGAGGTCGAGGGGCTGGGCCTGCTCGACGTACGCACCGACTTCTCCCCCGCCAAGAACCTCCGCCTTCCGATCGGGTCGGCGCTGGGCGTCGAGGCAAGCGGCTACGAGATCCACCATGGCCGGATCACCCGTGGTGACGGGGTGGAGGAGTTTCTCGGCGGTGCCCGTTCTGGGCAGGTCTTCGGGACGATGTGGCACGGGAGCCTGGAGGGCGATGCGCTGCGGGGTGCCTTCCTCGAGGCCACGTTGGGCCGTGAGCCGTCGGACGTCTCGTTCGCTGCTGCTCGTGAGCGTCGGATGGATCTGATCGGCGACCTCGTCGAGGAGCACCTCGACGTCGATGCGCTGCTCGACCTCGCCCGCTCCCCCGTCGGTCGAGCCGACGTCGTGAGGGACGAACGACGTCGTGTCGAGACCAACACGGTCCCCTCGAGCGCGACAGGGGACTGTGTTGG